A genomic region of Vitreoscilla filiformis contains the following coding sequences:
- a CDS encoding gamma-glutamyltransferase family protein codes for MTPDNSNRHAFALRRWVGVMVGAALGAGISGCTHPPPEPLIVPESASGWRNNSETSFNRQAVATAHPQASAAGLEMLRAGGSALDAAIAAQMVLALVEPQSSGIGGGAFLMHWDGHTVQAWDGRETAPAAVTPNLFLQPNGQPLPFAQAQASGLAVGVPGAVRMLEAAHRQQGVLPWARLFEPAIRLAEEGFAIGPRLHALLSQLNPTQADAQARAYFYAPAPDAAGRWQPWPVGHRLKNPALARVLRRIASEGGAALHQGPVAADVVQRVQTHTRPGGLALADLAGYQPVLREPICTDWRERWRVCGFPPPSSGHLALMQILGTLDALPPLPAPVQPTSVEWLHRYAQASRLAFADRALYVADPAFVPAPAGDWRSLLAPTYLAQRARLVGERDMGPAPAGTPTLTPVAWAPQPHQPEYGTSHLSVIDAQGRAVSMTTTIEAAFGTGIMSDGGTGLPGGFLLNNQLTDFSFTPQDAQGRSIANRVEPGKRPRSSMSPTLVFDRHTGQLVMSVGSPGGAAIIHYTAKTLLGTLAWQMGPQAAIDLPNVVHTNGAALVLEKGRFDANILQALQARGYTVQEQELTSGLQALTAPQAQPPGPWRGVAGRGGADPRREGVVLGD; via the coding sequence ATGACGCCTGACAACTCCAACCGACACGCCTTCGCCCTGCGGCGCTGGGTCGGTGTGATGGTCGGTGCAGCGCTGGGGGCTGGCATCAGCGGCTGCACGCACCCGCCCCCTGAGCCCCTGATTGTTCCTGAAAGTGCCAGCGGCTGGCGAAACAATTCTGAAACAAGTTTCAACCGGCAGGCTGTTGCAACCGCCCATCCGCAGGCCAGCGCAGCCGGTTTGGAGATGCTGCGGGCCGGCGGCTCCGCGCTGGACGCGGCCATCGCCGCGCAAATGGTGCTGGCTTTGGTGGAGCCGCAATCCAGTGGCATCGGCGGTGGGGCGTTTCTGATGCATTGGGACGGCCACACCGTCCAAGCCTGGGATGGCCGCGAAACGGCCCCCGCTGCGGTGACGCCGAACCTGTTCCTGCAACCGAACGGCCAGCCTTTGCCATTCGCCCAAGCGCAGGCCAGTGGCTTGGCGGTGGGCGTGCCGGGGGCGGTGCGGATGTTGGAGGCGGCCCATCGGCAACAGGGTGTGTTGCCGTGGGCGCGGCTGTTCGAGCCGGCCATCCGCTTGGCAGAAGAAGGGTTCGCCATCGGCCCGCGTTTGCACGCGCTGCTGAGTCAACTCAACCCGACCCAGGCCGATGCACAAGCCCGCGCCTACTTCTACGCCCCCGCACCCGACGCGGCGGGGCGTTGGCAACCGTGGCCCGTCGGGCATCGGCTGAAAAACCCGGCGCTGGCCCGTGTGTTGCGGCGCATCGCCAGCGAGGGTGGTGCCGCACTGCACCAAGGCCCGGTGGCCGCCGACGTGGTGCAGCGCGTCCAAACCCACACCCGCCCCGGTGGCCTGGCGCTGGCCGATTTGGCCGGTTATCAACCGGTGCTGCGCGAACCGATCTGCACCGATTGGCGCGAACGTTGGCGCGTCTGCGGTTTCCCGCCGCCGTCTTCGGGGCATCTGGCGCTCATGCAAATATTGGGGACGCTGGACGCTCTGCCGCCGTTGCCTGCGCCCGTGCAGCCCACCTCGGTCGAGTGGCTGCACCGCTACGCCCAAGCCTCCCGGCTGGCGTTTGCGGATCGGGCGCTGTATGTGGCCGACCCCGCCTTCGTGCCCGCCCCTGCCGGCGACTGGCGCAGCTTGCTGGCCCCAACGTATTTGGCCCAACGCGCCCGCCTCGTCGGTGAGCGCGACATGGGCCCAGCGCCAGCCGGAACGCCCACGCTCACCCCCGTGGCTTGGGCGCCTCAACCCCATCAACCCGAGTACGGCACCAGCCACCTCAGCGTCATCGACGCCCAAGGCCGGGCGGTGTCCATGACCACCACCATCGAAGCCGCCTTCGGCACCGGCATCATGAGCGACGGGGGCACGGGCCTGCCCGGCGGTTTTTTGCTGAACAACCAACTCACCGATTTTTCGTTCACCCCGCAAGATGCGCAGGGGCGCTCCATCGCCAACCGCGTCGAGCCGGGCAAGCGCCCACGTTCGTCGATGAGCCCGACGTTGGTGTTCGATCGCCACACCGGCCAATTAGTGATGAGTGTGGGCTCGCCGGGCGGCGCGGCCATCATCCACTACACCGCCAAAACGCTGCTGGGCACCTTGGCTTGGCAGATGGGCCCGCAGGCGGCCATCGATTTACCCAACGTCGTTCACACCAACGGGGCCGCACTGGTGCTGGAAAAGGGCCGCTTCGATGCCAACATCCTGCAAGCCCTCCAAGCACGGGGTTACACCGTGCAAGAACAAGAACTCACCAGCGGTCTGCAAGCCTTGACCGCCCCGCAAGCCCAACCGCCGGGGCCGTGGCGGGGTGTCGCCGGGCGAGGTGGCGCCGATCCGCGCCGCGAAGGCGTGGTGCTGGGAGACTGA
- a CDS encoding PEP-CTERM sorting domain-containing protein (PEP-CTERM proteins occur, often in large numbers, in the proteomes of bacteria that also encode an exosortase, a predicted intramembrane cysteine proteinase. The presence of a PEP-CTERM domain at a protein's C-terminus predicts cleavage within the sorting domain, followed by covalent anchoring to some some component of the (usually Gram-negative) cell surface. Many PEP-CTERM proteins exhibit an unusual sequence composition that includes large numbers of potential glycosylation sites. Expression of one such protein has been shown restore the ability of a bacterium to form floc, a type of biofilm.): MSHTLHRWACAAALSTVALSSHAGFDITLNYSGPSQYQSYFTQAESFWESVITGYQSGISLTGMTISASIGSIDGQWGTLGYAGPTSAVYQGGYVLATAGTMVFDSADMSYMVSSGNFANVIKHEMAHVLGIGTLWEYNGVYTEGSGRYTGAAGVAAYQSEFNQAGATYIPVELGGGAGTADGHWNEVDNGSGTTGIVDSQGRDMRDELMTGWMNPSSFVSNTTIASLQDIGFTVNLNGTTPAAAVPEPETALLFALGLPLLAWARQRRSAVQPAA; encoded by the coding sequence ATGTCACACACTTTGCACCGCTGGGCTTGCGCTGCGGCGCTGTCAACGGTTGCGTTGTCAAGCCACGCCGGGTTTGACATCACCCTGAACTACAGCGGCCCGTCGCAGTATCAGTCTTATTTCACGCAAGCGGAGTCGTTCTGGGAGTCTGTCATCACGGGTTACCAGTCGGGGATTTCACTCACGGGGATGACCATCAGCGCCAGCATTGGCTCGATCGATGGCCAATGGGGCACGCTCGGCTACGCCGGCCCGACTTCGGCGGTTTACCAAGGGGGCTATGTGTTAGCCACCGCCGGGACGATGGTGTTTGATTCGGCCGACATGTCTTACATGGTCAGCTCGGGCAACTTTGCCAACGTGATCAAACACGAAATGGCCCACGTGCTTGGCATCGGGACGCTGTGGGAATACAACGGCGTCTACACCGAAGGTTCGGGCCGATACACCGGCGCGGCGGGGGTGGCAGCCTATCAGAGCGAGTTCAACCAAGCTGGGGCCACGTACATCCCGGTGGAGCTGGGCGGGGGGGCTGGCACAGCCGATGGCCACTGGAACGAGGTGGACAACGGCAGCGGAACCACCGGCATCGTGGACAGCCAAGGCCGCGACATGCGCGACGAACTCATGACCGGGTGGATGAACCCGTCGTCGTTCGTCAGCAACACCACGATCGCGTCGCTGCAAGACATCGGCTTCACCGTCAACCTCAACGGCACCACGCCGGCGGCAGCCGTGCCCGAGCCCGAGACAGCGCTTCTGTTCGCACTGGGGCTGCCGTTGCTGGCTTGGGCGCGTCAGCGTCGCAGCGCCGTCCAGCCTGCCGCATGA
- a CDS encoding D-sedoheptulose-7-phosphate isomerase, translating to MSALFLSNLAAQRELLGQLHTLAPDVQAAGERIAQALRAGGKLLLCGNGGSAADAQHIAAELTGRFIQERRPLAAVALTTDTSALTCIGNDYSFDDIFARQLQAIARPGDVLLAISTSGNSRNVMRAVEVARSEGVISIGLLGRDGGALRALCDLSLVVPSTVTARIQESHILIGHTLCGLIEQELGLV from the coding sequence ATGTCTGCTCTGTTTCTCTCCAACCTCGCCGCGCAACGTGAGCTGCTCGGGCAATTGCACACCTTGGCCCCCGATGTGCAGGCTGCGGGTGAGCGCATCGCTCAGGCGCTGCGTGCAGGTGGCAAGCTGCTGCTGTGCGGCAACGGTGGTTCTGCGGCCGATGCGCAGCACATCGCCGCCGAACTGACGGGGCGGTTCATCCAAGAACGCCGCCCGCTGGCCGCCGTGGCCCTGACCACCGACACCTCGGCCCTGACCTGCATCGGCAACGATTACAGCTTCGATGACATCTTCGCCCGCCAGCTCCAAGCCATCGCCCGGCCAGGTGACGTGCTGTTGGCCATTTCCACTTCGGGCAACTCGCGCAACGTGATGCGGGCGGTCGAGGTCGCACGCAGCGAGGGCGTGATCAGCATCGGGTTGCTTGGCCGCGATGGCGGGGCCTTGCGCGCCCTGTGCGACCTCAGTTTGGTGGTGCCCAGCACGGTGACGGCCCGCATCCAAGAATCCCACATTCTCATCGGCCACACGCTGTGCGGTCTGATTGAGCAAGAGTTGGGCTTGGTATGA
- the rfaE1 gene encoding D-glycero-beta-D-manno-heptose-7-phosphate kinase: MNTATPPTLPPLPAATQLAQARVLIVGDVMLDRYWIGAVERISPEAPVPVVRITQVDDRLGGAANVARNVRSLGAQATLLTVVGQDEPARRLRELLAQTGIRAVLGEDPQLFTVVKLRVIGRSQQLLRVDFENTPDHEVLAQLLHDFERELAAHDVVVFSDYGKGGLAHIPQMITLARAAGKPVLIDPKGSDYTRYRGATLITPNRSELAQVTGPWSHEEQLATLANALRQRLGLDHVLVTRSEEGMSLFTAEGAQHLPAQAREVFDVTGAGDTVIATLAAMMAAGADVPTAMAWANHAASIVVGKFGTASVSYEELCA, encoded by the coding sequence ATGAACACCGCCACGCCCCCCACCCTGCCGCCGCTGCCCGCTGCCACGCAACTGGCGCAAGCCCGGGTGCTGATCGTCGGCGATGTCATGCTGGATCGCTACTGGATCGGTGCGGTGGAACGCATCTCACCCGAAGCCCCGGTGCCCGTGGTGCGCATCACCCAGGTGGATGACCGCCTGGGCGGCGCGGCCAATGTGGCGCGCAACGTGCGCTCGCTCGGAGCGCAAGCCACGTTGTTGACCGTGGTGGGGCAGGACGAGCCGGCCCGGCGGCTGCGCGAATTGTTGGCACAAACCGGCATCCGTGCCGTGCTGGGGGAAGATCCTCAACTGTTCACGGTGGTGAAGCTGCGCGTGATCGGACGCTCCCAGCAATTGCTGCGCGTTGACTTCGAGAACACCCCCGATCACGAGGTATTGGCCCAACTGCTGCACGATTTCGAACGCGAGCTGGCCGCGCACGACGTGGTGGTGTTCTCCGACTACGGCAAGGGTGGCTTGGCCCACATTCCGCAGATGATCACCCTGGCGCGGGCCGCCGGCAAACCGGTGTTGATCGACCCCAAAGGCAGCGACTACACCCGCTACCGAGGCGCCACCCTCATCACCCCAAACCGCAGCGAGCTGGCCCAAGTCACCGGCCCCTGGAGCCACGAGGAGCAGCTCGCTACTTTGGCCAACGCGCTGCGCCAGCGACTGGGTCTCGATCATGTGCTGGTGACGCGCTCGGAGGAAGGCATGTCGCTGTTCACCGCTGAGGGTGCCCAGCATCTGCCGGCGCAGGCGCGGGAGGTGTTCGATGTCACGGGGGCAGGTGACACGGTCATTGCCACCCTGGCCGCCATGATGGCCGCCGGAGCCGATGTGCCCACGGCCATGGCGTGGGCCAACCATGCGGCCAGCATCGTGGTGGGCAAGTTTGG
- the dnaE gene encoding DNA polymerase III subunit alpha, translated as MPFVHLRTHTEYSVVDGTLRIDDAVKAAKKDGQPALAITDLANLFGAVKFYKACRGKGVKPVIGTEVWLEPHDATDKFVPRVLLLVQNITGYHNLSELLARAWTSNVQRNQAWVKWEWLRELGEGLIVLSGFEFGPLAPALQAGDVARARSVATQLAELFPRRFYIEVQRGGLHHPEPLVRASVQLAAQMQLPVVATHPVQFLEPDDFEAHEARVCVAEGETLGNPKRVKRFGREQYFKNQAQMEALFADLPSAITNTLKIAERCSLTLVLGKPQLPNFPTPLLADGTPMPIDQFFREESHKGLDYRLRQLFPDEAKRKAERPRYVERLEFELNTILKMGFPGYFLIVSDFITWAKNNGCPVGPGRGSGAGSLVAYALLITDLDPLQYNLLFERFLNPERVSMPDFDIDFCQANRDRVIDYVKEKYGRPAVSQIATFGTMAAKAALRDIGRVLGMGFGHVDSIAKLIPAPPGKTVTLAPVPAEPEKGLIYARQEAPELEEREKNEEEVAELLRLATRVEGMVRNIGMHAGGVLIAPGKITDFCPLYQQPGSDSAVSQFDKDDVEAIGLVKFDFLGLATLTILELAKEFIVTRYPDQKNFAFENLPLDDKAVYKLFSDGLTEAVFQFESRGMQGMLRDAKPSRLEDLIALNALYRPGPMDLIPSFVARKHGREPVEYPHPLVEWVLAETYGIMVYQEQVMQTAQVLGGYSLGGADMLRRAMGKKKPEEMAEHRTIFRKGAAEKGISEEKADEVFDLMEKFAGYGFNKSHAAAYSLLAYHTGWLKVHYTAEFFAANMTNELSDTDKLKVLLGDAVKNFKIEFEPPSVNRGVYRFEPLPGAEGRRKIRYGLGAIKGTGQGAIEAIVANRESEGPFTSLFNFCQRVDKGRVNKRVVEALIKAGAFDELHPDRGATLASVGLAFEWAQAQAANANQGGLFDAFGDDSHGSHTQEPPLMSVPAQSVREKLTLEKAALGFYLSGHLFDQDEPEVRKFCKRRIADLVDARELQIVAGIVGEMRVVNGQRGRVGIFKLDDGSEPIETVVNEEQLDANKERLVEDALVIVQGKVQNDRFSGGLRLNATQVWDLAAARARFGRCWSVMLPAGTLPTATQARQAVASLAQLLHQHPPRVEATELGDVAQGLTVRLQLHRAGAVAELELGTQGRFWPSEAALSAWRTWAPEGATMGVVYEGT; from the coding sequence ATGCCCTTCGTTCACCTGCGCACCCACACCGAATACTCCGTCGTTGACGGCACGCTCCGCATCGACGATGCCGTTAAAGCAGCGAAAAAAGATGGCCAGCCCGCGCTCGCCATCACCGATTTGGCCAACCTGTTTGGCGCCGTTAAGTTCTACAAAGCGTGCCGGGGCAAGGGCGTCAAGCCCGTCATCGGCACCGAAGTCTGGCTGGAGCCGCACGACGCGACCGATAAATTCGTCCCCCGCGTGCTGCTGCTGGTGCAAAACATCACCGGTTACCACAACCTGAGTGAACTGCTGGCCCGCGCCTGGACAAGCAACGTGCAGCGCAACCAAGCCTGGGTGAAGTGGGAGTGGCTGCGCGAACTGGGCGAGGGGCTGATCGTGCTGTCGGGCTTCGAGTTCGGGCCGCTGGCGCCGGCGCTGCAAGCCGGCGATGTGGCCCGCGCCCGCAGCGTGGCCACGCAACTGGCCGAGCTGTTCCCGCGCCGTTTCTACATTGAGGTGCAGCGCGGGGGCCTGCACCACCCAGAGCCACTGGTGCGCGCCAGCGTGCAATTGGCCGCCCAGATGCAACTGCCCGTCGTGGCCACCCATCCGGTGCAGTTTTTGGAGCCGGATGATTTCGAAGCGCACGAAGCCCGCGTCTGCGTGGCCGAAGGTGAAACGCTGGGCAACCCCAAGCGCGTGAAGCGATTTGGGCGCGAGCAGTATTTCAAGAACCAAGCGCAGATGGAGGCGCTGTTCGCCGACCTGCCCAGCGCCATCACCAACACGCTCAAAATCGCCGAGCGGTGCAGCCTGACGCTGGTGCTGGGCAAGCCGCAACTGCCCAATTTCCCCACGCCGCTGCTGGCCGATGGCACGCCCATGCCCATCGACCAGTTTTTCCGCGAGGAAAGCCACAAGGGGCTGGACTACCGCCTGCGCCAGCTTTTCCCCGATGAGGCCAAGCGCAAGGCCGAGCGCCCGCGTTACGTCGAGCGCCTGGAGTTCGAACTGAACACCATCTTGAAGATGGGTTTTCCGGGCTACTTCCTCATCGTGTCGGACTTCATCACCTGGGCGAAGAACAACGGCTGCCCGGTGGGGCCGGGCCGGGGCTCGGGCGCGGGTTCGCTGGTGGCGTATGCGCTGCTCATCACCGACCTGGATCCGCTGCAATACAACCTGCTGTTCGAGCGCTTTTTGAACCCCGAGCGCGTGTCGATGCCCGACTTTGACATCGACTTCTGCCAAGCCAACCGCGACCGGGTGATCGACTATGTGAAAGAAAAGTATGGCCGCCCAGCGGTGAGCCAGATTGCCACCTTCGGCACCATGGCGGCCAAGGCGGCGCTGCGCGACATTGGCCGCGTGCTGGGCATGGGCTTTGGCCATGTGGATTCGATTGCCAAGCTGATTCCCGCCCCGCCTGGCAAAACCGTGACGCTGGCGCCCGTGCCCGCCGAGCCGGAAAAAGGCTTGATTTATGCCCGCCAAGAAGCCCCGGAGCTGGAAGAACGCGAAAAGAACGAGGAAGAAGTCGCCGAGCTGCTGCGCCTGGCCACGCGGGTGGAAGGCATGGTGCGCAACATCGGCATGCACGCGGGGGGCGTGCTGATCGCGCCGGGCAAGATCACCGATTTCTGCCCGCTCTACCAACAGCCCGGCTCAGACTCCGCCGTCAGCCAGTTTGACAAGGACGACGTCGAAGCCATCGGCCTGGTGAAGTTCGACTTCTTGGGTCTGGCCACGCTCACCATCTTGGAGCTGGCCAAAGAGTTCATCGTCACGCGCTACCCGGATCAAAAGAACTTCGCCTTTGAGAACCTGCCGCTGGATGACAAGGCGGTTTACAAGCTGTTCTCCGACGGGCTGACGGAAGCCGTGTTCCAGTTTGAATCACGCGGCATGCAAGGCATGTTGCGCGACGCCAAACCGAGCCGGCTGGAAGACCTGATCGCCCTGAACGCGCTTTACCGCCCCGGCCCGATGGATCTGATTCCGAGCTTTGTGGCGCGTAAACACGGGCGCGAGCCGGTGGAGTACCCGCATCCGCTGGTCGAATGGGTGCTGGCCGAAACCTACGGGATCATGGTCTACCAGGAACAGGTGATGCAGACCGCCCAGGTGCTGGGCGGCTACAGCCTGGGCGGTGCCGACATGCTGCGCCGCGCCATGGGCAAGAAAAAGCCCGAGGAGATGGCCGAGCACCGCACCATCTTCCGCAAGGGTGCAGCCGAAAAAGGCATCAGCGAAGAGAAGGCCGACGAGGTCTTCGACTTGATGGAGAAGTTCGCGGGCTACGGCTTCAACAAGTCGCACGCGGCGGCCTATTCACTGCTGGCGTACCACACGGGCTGGCTCAAGGTGCATTACACGGCCGAGTTCTTCGCGGCCAACATGACCAACGAACTGAGCGACACCGACAAACTGAAGGTGCTGCTGGGCGATGCGGTCAAAAACTTCAAGATCGAGTTCGAGCCGCCCAGCGTCAACCGGGGCGTGTACCGGTTTGAGCCGCTGCCGGGTGCGGAAGGGCGACGCAAAATTCGCTACGGGCTGGGCGCCATCAAGGGCACGGGCCAAGGTGCCATTGAAGCCATCGTCGCCAACCGCGAATCCGAGGGGCCGTTCACCAGCTTGTTCAACTTCTGCCAGCGCGTGGACAAGGGCCGCGTGAACAAGCGCGTGGTGGAAGCGCTCATCAAAGCCGGCGCGTTTGACGAGCTGCACCCGGATCGTGGTGCCACGCTGGCCAGCGTCGGCTTGGCATTCGAGTGGGCGCAGGCGCAAGCGGCCAACGCCAACCAAGGCGGGTTGTTCGATGCTTTCGGCGACGACAGCCACGGCTCGCACACCCAAGAACCACCGCTGATGAGCGTGCCGGCACAAAGTGTGCGCGAAAAACTCACGCTGGAAAAAGCGGCGCTGGGCTTCTACCTCTCCGGCCATTTGTTCGACCAAGACGAGCCCGAGGTGCGCAAATTCTGCAAACGCCGCATCGCGGATTTGGTGGATGCGCGGGAGCTGCAAATCGTGGCGGGCATCGTCGGGGAGATGCGGGTGGTGAACGGCCAACGTGGCCGGGTCGGCATCTTCAAATTGGACGATGGCAGCGAGCCCATCGAAACCGTGGTCAACGAGGAGCAGCTCGACGCCAACAAAGAACGGTTGGTGGAGGATGCCCTGGTGATCGTTCAGGGCAAGGTGCAGAACGACCGCTTTTCGGGTGGGCTGCGCCTGAACGCCACGCAGGTGTGGGATTTGGCGGCAGCCCGGGCACGGTTTGGGCGCTGCTGGTCGGTGATGCTGCCAGCCGGCACGCTGCCGACAGCGACGCAAGCCCGACAGGCCGTGGCCAGCTTGGCGCAGTTGCTGCACCAGCATCCGCCCCGCGTCGAGGCCACCGAGTTGGGGGATGTGGCCCAAGGACTGACGGTGCGACTCCAATTGCACCGGGCTGGCGCCGTGGCTGAACTGGAGTTGGGCACCCAAGGGCGGTTTTGGCCTTCGGAAGCAGCCTTGAGCGCTTGGCGCACCTGGGCCCCAGAAGGGGCCACGATGGGCGTGGTCTACGAAGGGACGTGA
- a CDS encoding ComEA family DNA-binding protein → MSLSSVRTGLVAIALSVLTPLAVWAQKGPAPAVATAPVPVEANKASQAELEMVKGIGPQLSGQLISVRATQPYKDWSDFIQRTSGVGAKRAAKLSSAGLTVNGTSYNAPATAGAGAPPSPARPVPQVARAASQ, encoded by the coding sequence ATGTCCCTTTCATCTGTGCGCACAGGCTTGGTAGCCATTGCGCTGAGTGTGCTCACACCGCTGGCGGTGTGGGCCCAAAAGGGGCCGGCCCCCGCCGTGGCCACGGCACCCGTGCCGGTGGAGGCCAACAAAGCCAGCCAAGCGGAGCTGGAAATGGTCAAGGGCATCGGGCCCCAGTTGTCCGGGCAATTGATCAGTGTTCGCGCCACCCAGCCCTACAAGGATTGGAGTGATTTCATCCAGCGCACGTCGGGCGTGGGAGCCAAGCGGGCGGCCAAGCTGTCCAGCGCTGGGCTGACGGTCAACGGCACCAGCTACAACGCGCCAGCCACAGCAGGGGCAGGGGCACCTCCCAGCCCTGCGCGGCCAGTCCCGCAGGTGGCGCGGGCGGCCAGCCAATGA